The genome window GCACTGCTGTTGCTAGCAAAATACAACAATAACATAGATACGGCATAACAGATTAAGCCGCCAGAAATAAACAAGCCGCGACCGTATTTGTCCGAAGCCCGCCCCGTGACCAACCGTATGCCGAAACTGGCGATAGCCGCGGTAGAATAAAATAATCCAGGATTCAAATTAGCCTTAGTTTCTTGGATAAACAAAGGCATAAAAGTGCTCAAAGTTCCAAATACTAAACCAACCACCAATAACACTAAAGCCGGAATCCGCACTCTCGGATTCCAGAGCATTTCCCAGTATTTTTGGCTATTTTTGTCCTCAGATAGGGAGTCCGATTTTGTTAAACCTGCAAAATTAGGTTCCGCAATTTTGCAGGTGAAAAATACAGCCGTTGCAGCGAAAACCGCCGACATCGCAAACAAAGGAGTATAACCAACCCAAGCTTGCACAAATCCGCCAATAGCGGGCCCAACTGCTAGACCAATAGGATTCACCAAGCTCATGTAACCGATTAATTCGCCCCGCTTTCCTGGCGGCGACAAATCTGTTACCAAAGCGCTGTAAGCTGTAGTAAAAGCGGCGATACTAATGCCGTGAAAAACGCGAATAAGTAACAGTAAGGGGATAGATTGAGCTAACAGGTAGCCCAAAGGGGCGATCGCAGCGACTGACGCACCTAGAAGCAAAACTTGTTTTCGACCCCTGCTGTCGGCTATTTTACCTAACTGCGGCCTCGATAGCAAAAGTCCGATCGCAAATGCACCCATCACAAAGCCAATTTGCTGTTTTGTGCCGCCCACAAATTGAACGTACAGGGGCAAAGTTGGCAGCAGCGAAGCCAAACTCGACCAGAATAGCAGGCCTGCGGTGAATAAAATCAGTAAGCTGCGTCTGGGTTGGGGATCGATGTCCCTAAAAATATTCAAGATGCTAATTCCCTTTAAATCTTCCGAGTGCGCTCAAAGTAAGTTCGAGTGTCTCTATCATTGTGTTACAAATTCTTAAGATTTGCACCAAAAAAGTTGATATTCGACTCACTGTCAACCGTCAACCGTCAACTGTCAACTGTCAACTTTTAACCGTCAACCGTCAACTGTCAACTCTCAACTCTCAAAAAAGAGCATTTTTACCAATCAACCTCAGCCCTTTCCTCCACCACCCGTTCATAAACCCACTCGGTTTCCATCGCCAACTTCGGCCAACTAAACCGACGTTCCAAATCCTCATAAGCATTGTCAACCAACCACTGCGCGTAACCCGGATTTTTCAAAACCTCCAAAATTCCCCAAGCCAAAGAATCCCGATTGTTTGCCTCAGTAACAACGCCAGTTTTAGTGTGCAGCACCACCTCTGGAAGTCCGCCCGCATCCGAAACCACCACAGGCACTCTTGCAGCAAAGCTTTCTAACGCTACAATCCCAAAAGGTTCGTAAAGACTGGGGAAAACCGCGCAGTCAGCCACCGTCTGGAATTTGTCGAGATGTTCCTCAAACATGAACCCAGTAAAATAACACTTATTCCAAATTCCTAAATCCCAAGCTAAATGTTTGAGATGGTCTGTATTGCCGCCGCCAACAATTACAATTTTCGCTTCCCCCCCCATTTCCCAAATTACTTTAGGTGCAGCATTGAGAAATACACTAATGCCTTTTTCATAGCTAATTCTTCCTACATAATAGACAATTTTCTCATCATCAGCAGCAAACCTGCGGCGGAAATCCATCGCGTCAAATTCGTGCCACCTGGGCTTTTTATCAGGTCTAATTCCGTTGTAAATTACCTCTATTTTGTTCCAAGGAGTCGATAGTACCCGTTCGGCTTCCCGCCGCATATAATCACTGCAAACAATTACTCGCCAAGCGTTGTAAGCGAGGTCGTTTTCCTTGGCGTGAATGTAGCGCTGCCCTTCATTGTGAATGCCGTTGAAGCGCCCGTATTCGGTGGCGTGGATGGTGGCAATTAGCGGTACTTTAAAGGTATGCTTGAGGGCGATCGCCGCATCTCCCACTAACCAATCGTGAGCGTGGATGATATCAAAAGGGCCTTCCTCAAGCATCAGTTTCCCGCCTTGGTGGCCCATGCTTTGGTTGAGGTTCGCCACCCAGTGAAAAAAGTCCCTGGCATGCCCCACAACCACCCGATGCACACGTATTCCTTCCACCACTTCGTACATCGGCGCGTGGCCGAACTCTACTGTAATTAAGTGAATTTCGTGTCCCAGCTTCACCAATTCTGGATATAGTTCCGATACGTGGCGGGCGATACCGCCTACGATTCTGGGAGGAAACTCCCATGCCAATACCAAAATTTTCATCTTTCTCCCTCCAAATAATTTATATAACTTAATGTTTAGGATTAACAGATTTATTGTAAAATGACAGCCCTCAAATTTGAGTCATCGTAAGTTGATGCCCAATGCCTGACTTTTGGCAGCAACAAAGACAGAAAATCATGACTAAACCAGGTTTTTGCATGAAATTGCTCGATCGCCATTACCTGAAAAAAACAGGTTTCCTCAAGATTTGAGCCAGTGAGGGAAGCAATGGCGATCGTAGCTACCCGCTTACCGTTTCTTCAAAATCGGCTCCAATTCGCGGCGAAAACTGGTCCAAGCAGCAACCGATGCGGAATTAGAAACAGCACCCTGACGCATCAAAATCGCGCCGTCTTCAAAGCCAATAATTCCGTAATCTCCCGATTTGGACATTCGATCGATCGCCGGTACGATTTCCCGCAACTGTCCCCGTTCCGCGCGAAACGCAGCCTGATACTGCTGTAACTGCCAGATATCGGCAATTACATATTGCATTTTCACTGCCTTCCCCGCATCATTGCGGAGTTCAAACATCGGAAACCTGAGAATTTCCCGCCTGCTTGACAAAATCGGCACAATAGTATTCGTCGCTGCCACGCTAGCATCAGCAGGAATTTGAGCCAATAGCGGCCGCACTTGCAAAACGTGCTGCCATTGTCTGACGAGAGGAACCTGCACCCAAGGATCGATCGCATCGGGCAAAATCAAAGAAAAAGTCCGATTGGGGTTAGAAGTGAAGGTAAAAAATAGCGACAAACAGATGCAAAACGCCCAAAATCGGCGAAATTTTGAAGATGAAGGCAGAGGAAATAAAGCAGAAGGAAAACGCAAAAACATTCTTTCCTCTCTCACCATTCTATCTTCTTCCTTTTGACGGTCAGCCCACCACAGAATCGCCCCATAAAAAAGCCCTGGAACCACAGTCATCGCATAGCGAATATTAATCGCCAGCACAGACTCTCCTTTCGCTAAAAATAGCTTCAGCAGCGGAAATCCAGCTATCATCCAAGACGCAGGGGCGAAAGCTGGCACCAAAGCTAATGGCAACCACTGGCCAAGCAGGTATCTAATCTTACCAAAAAACGGCGTAAATAACTGAGCCACCAACCGCCCCGGATTGCTCACCATTCCCCAAATAATTTCTAGAGTAGAAGCTTCATCTCCATCGGCATATTGGCCGAAGCGCTCTATCATAAACCGCTGGGATATATCAGCAGAAAACAAAGGCATAATCAGATTGGTCAGGACGATCGTGTAACCAAAACTGAGTATGCAGACAGCCAAACCAGTCCGAGGGTAGCGCCGGCTCAAAATCAGGTAAACTCCGACGCCAAATAAAACAACTCCCGCATCTTCTCGCACGGCCAAAATTAAAGTTGCCAGAATCCCAAACAAGGGCCAGCAGCGCTTCTCCATAGCCAGCAGCAAGCCAAAGACATACAGCGGGATTTGACAAACATCGTGAAAATTGCCCAAAGTCGGGCCGATGACCGCGTTAGCGCAGTAATAGCTCACAACAATTGTCGCCGACAGCCTCGGTTCCAGATAGTGTCTGGCGAGAGCATAGAGCACTCCTCCAGCCGCCGTAATTAAAGTCACCTGCAACACCGTCAAAGTGACGGGCGAGGGAAACAGCGAGTAAATTGGCAGCCACAGCATTAGCGCCGGGGTGAAATGCTGCCCCAATCGGTAGTAAGATACGGACGGGAGCTGATTTTGGTGAACCACATTAGTGGACAAAGCCGAAGAGAGGGAACTCTCAAACAAGTGACCCCGAGTGCCGTTCCAAAAAAGTTGATTGAAAATTCCTTGGTCGTAAGTAGCGTAAAAGCTGTAGTAGCGGTGCAGGGTCAGCAACAGGCACAGCACAAAAAAGGCGGCCGCCACTTGAACCACCACCCGCAGCGACTCATTTTTCTTCCATCTCAAAAATATCATCTGCCCGCTTGTAATGAAATTATCGGACAATAGCATAAATCTAAAGTAAGTATTAAATTAAAGTAGAAGTGAAATAACTCGGCTCGGCAATGCTCAATTATTTTCACCCGATCGAAAAGCTCAACAGCGTCCATCCCGCACTCGGCACCAGCGCCACTGACTGTTCTCCCGAACAGCCGGCCAATTCCGCACCGCTTTTACAGCTTTTGCTGTTTGTAGACAAGCGTCCCTCTTCCCGGGAACAGACCAGACACATCCGCAAGTCCCTAAAGGATTTGAAGGCAGACTACGACTTTGAGCTTCAAATCATCGACGTAGGAGAACAGCCCGATTTAGCCGAACACTTTAAACTTGTAGCCACTCCCTCGCTGCTCAAAATTCATCCCGAGCCCCGACAAACCCTCGCCGGCAGCAATTTAATCGCCCAACTCGAACACTGGTGGCCCCGGTGGAAGCGTTCTGTAGAAGAATACGCAGCTCAGCAGCAGTCGGCTGCAGCTCTTGCGGAAACCCTGACTGAATCAAAACCCATCTATTCCGTTGCTTGCGCCGCCGAACTCGTGCAGCTTTCTGATGAAGTTTTTCGCCTCAAACAGGAAAAAGAACACCTGCAAGAGCAGTTGCAGTTGAAAGACCGGATTATTGCGATGCTAGCTCACGACTTGCGTAATCCCTTGACGGCCGCATCTTTGGCTTTGGAGACTTTGGAGTCAAGTCAGAAGGTGAAAGAGGGAGAAAAGTCGCGTTTGACAGCGAGTCTGGCGGCTCATTTGATGAAACAAGCCCGCCGCCAAATCCGAATTGTCGATCGTATGATTACAGATA of Oscillatoria nigro-viridis PCC 7112 contains these proteins:
- a CDS encoding DUF2079 domain-containing protein; translated protein: MLLSDNFITSGQMIFLRWKKNESLRVVVQVAAAFFVLCLLLTLHRYYSFYATYDQGIFNQLFWNGTRGHLFESSLSSALSTNVVHQNQLPSVSYYRLGQHFTPALMLWLPIYSLFPSPVTLTVLQVTLITAAGGVLYALARHYLEPRLSATIVVSYYCANAVIGPTLGNFHDVCQIPLYVFGLLLAMEKRCWPLFGILATLILAVREDAGVVLFGVGVYLILSRRYPRTGLAVCILSFGYTIVLTNLIMPLFSADISQRFMIERFGQYADGDEASTLEIIWGMVSNPGRLVAQLFTPFFGKIRYLLGQWLPLALVPAFAPASWMIAGFPLLKLFLAKGESVLAINIRYAMTVVPGLFYGAILWWADRQKEEDRMVREERMFLRFPSALFPLPSSSKFRRFWAFCICLSLFFTFTSNPNRTFSLILPDAIDPWVQVPLVRQWQHVLQVRPLLAQIPADASVAATNTIVPILSSRREILRFPMFELRNDAGKAVKMQYVIADIWQLQQYQAAFRAERGQLREIVPAIDRMSKSGDYGIIGFEDGAILMRQGAVSNSASVAAWTSFRRELEPILKKR
- a CDS encoding glycosyltransferase family 4 protein — protein: MKILVLAWEFPPRIVGGIARHVSELYPELVKLGHEIHLITVEFGHAPMYEVVEGIRVHRVVVGHARDFFHWVANLNQSMGHQGGKLMLEEGPFDIIHAHDWLVGDAAIALKHTFKVPLIATIHATEYGRFNGIHNEGQRYIHAKENDLAYNAWRVIVCSDYMRREAERVLSTPWNKIEVIYNGIRPDKKPRWHEFDAMDFRRRFAADDEKIVYYVGRISYEKGISVFLNAAPKVIWEMGGEAKIVIVGGGNTDHLKHLAWDLGIWNKCYFTGFMFEEHLDKFQTVADCAVFPSLYEPFGIVALESFAARVPVVVSDAGGLPEVVLHTKTGVVTEANNRDSLAWGILEVLKNPGYAQWLVDNAYEDLERRFSWPKLAMETEWVYERVVEERAEVDW
- a CDS encoding histidine kinase, yielding MLNYFHPIEKLNSVHPALGTSATDCSPEQPANSAPLLQLLLFVDKRPSSREQTRHIRKSLKDLKADYDFELQIIDVGEQPDLAEHFKLVATPSLLKIHPEPRQTLAGSNLIAQLEHWWPRWKRSVEEYAAQQQSAAALAETLTESKPIYSVACAAELVQLSDEVFRLKQEKEHLQEQLQLKDRIIAMLAHDLRNPLTAASLALETLESSQKVKEGEKSRLTASLAAHLMKQARRQIRIVDRMITDILQAARGTNAQLHIEPKRIELGAICQDVILQFQDKFQAKSLNLETDIPADLPLVYADPDRIKQVIVNLLDNASKYTPDRGTVNLSILHRTAYKVQVSICNSGPGIPEEDCASIFEDSFRLQRDKSTDGYGIGLSLCQGIIRAHYGQIWVDSVPDRGSCFHFTLPVQK
- a CDS encoding MFS transporter encodes the protein MNIFRDIDPQPRRSLLILFTAGLLFWSSLASLLPTLPLYVQFVGGTKQQIGFVMGAFAIGLLLSRPQLGKIADSRGRKQVLLLGASVAAIAPLGYLLAQSIPLLLLIRVFHGISIAAFTTAYSALVTDLSPPGKRGELIGYMSLVNPIGLAVGPAIGGFVQAWVGYTPLFAMSAVFAATAVFFTCKIAEPNFAGLTKSDSLSEDKNSQKYWEMLWNPRVRIPALVLLVVGLVFGTLSTFMPLFIQETKANLNPGLFYSTAAIASFGIRLVTGRASDKYGRGLFISGGLICYAVSMLLLYFASNSSAFLIAALVEGCAGGTVMPMMVTLMSDRCEPHERGRLFSLCIGGFDLGIAMAGPTLGFVAEQVGYRNMFGLAAGLAGMALLVFITQSSKGLSNSMKFAIGRGKDIYALNR